Proteins from one Acidobacteriota bacterium genomic window:
- a CDS encoding dienelactone hydrolase family protein: protein MGQGATGAAAIALGARVVGAQDWAKAILEKSPRKKEWVTIKNGARNVDSFMASPQSTAKMPGIVVIHEIFGMTDWVQNVTDEFAAAGWVAIAPDLLSGMTPDGKPARNLPMGAAGGMINKLPPDQITADLNACVDYVKGLPSCNGKVSVVGFSWGGSQCFRFATNRKDLAAAFVFYGSGPDAADIPRIQAPVYGFFGGNDARIGASVPATEQQMKAANKVFEPVTYEGAGHGFMRSGENPSGSEADKKAREAAWVRLKSLVGNYK, encoded by the coding sequence TTGGGACAAGGCGCGACCGGAGCGGCCGCGATCGCCTTGGGAGCACGGGTTGTGGGGGCGCAGGATTGGGCCAAGGCGATTCTCGAGAAGTCTCCGCGAAAGAAGGAGTGGGTCACGATAAAGAACGGCGCCAGGAATGTTGATTCCTTCATGGCCTCTCCGCAATCGACCGCGAAGATGCCCGGCATCGTTGTCATTCACGAGATTTTCGGGATGACCGACTGGGTGCAGAACGTCACCGACGAGTTCGCGGCCGCGGGCTGGGTCGCCATCGCACCCGACCTTCTCTCGGGCATGACTCCGGACGGCAAGCCCGCCCGGAACCTGCCGATGGGCGCCGCGGGCGGGATGATCAACAAGCTGCCGCCGGACCAGATCACGGCGGACCTCAACGCCTGCGTCGATTACGTGAAGGGCCTTCCTTCCTGCAACGGCAAGGTCTCCGTGGTCGGGTTCTCGTGGGGCGGAAGCCAGTGTTTCCGCTTTGCGACCAACCGGAAGGACCTGGCTGCGGCATTTGTGTTTTACGGAAGCGGGCCGGATGCGGCCGACATTCCGAGAATTCAAGCGCCGGTCTATGGTTTCTTCGGCGGCAACGATGCTCGCATCGGGGCCTCGGTTCCCGCGACCGAACAGCAGATGAAGGCGGCCAATAAGGTCTTTGAACCGGTCACCTACGAGGGGGCCGGGCACGGCTTCATGCGAAGCGGCGAGAACCCGAGCGGGTCGGAGGCGGATAAGAAGGCGCGCGAGGCCGCCTGGGTCAGACTGAAATCGCTCGTAGGCAACTACAAGTAG